A single region of the Bacillus cereus genome encodes:
- a CDS encoding alpha/beta-type small acid-soluble spore protein has protein sequence MARNRNANQLASHGAQAALDQMKYEIAQEFGVQLGADTSSRANGSVGGEITKRLVAMAEQQLGGGYTR, from the coding sequence ATGGCTAGAAATCGTAACGCTAATCAATTAGCATCACATGGAGCACAAGCAGCTCTAGATCAAATGAAATATGAAATTGCACAAGAGTTTGGTGTACAACTTGGAGCTGATACTTCTTCACGTGCAAACGGTTCTGTAGGTGGTGAAATTACAAAACGCCTTGTAGCGATGGCAGAACAACAGCTTGGTGGCGGATATACTCGCTAA
- a CDS encoding MFS transporter produces MKGSEINMLKKENCCLIALASVPLVMTLGNSMLIPILPTIEKKLHISSFQVSMIITIYSIIAIILIPIAGYLSDRWGRKMVMVPSLLIAAIGGAITGWVSWKVDNPYVWILIGRAIQGIGAAGAMPVVIPCVGDLYKDEKQVSAGLGIIETSNTFGKVLSPILGSALAAIVWFLPFWAIPVLCVISIVLLLVLVKAKKQEEEVPPLKEFVQSIISTFREKGRWLIAIFILGAIIMLILFGILFYLSTILESKYEIHGIWKGCVLAIPLLVLSLSSYMAGKKIGDKQDIMKKCIYIGFLLAAVSVFLPLFLKGIYLLVLCLVIMGIGIGIALPCLDALLTQGIEKEQRGTVTSFYSSMRFIGVAAGPPLYSFFMKGTDHEVFYLTSIFAIIGAVIAIIWIKPAKDTMMVKQKPEPTS; encoded by the coding sequence ATGAAAGGTTCCGAAATCAACATGTTAAAAAAAGAAAACTGTTGTTTAATTGCACTTGCATCAGTTCCACTTGTTATGACGTTAGGTAATTCAATGCTTATTCCAATCCTGCCAACCATTGAAAAGAAATTACATATTTCATCTTTCCAAGTATCCATGATAATTACAATTTATTCTATCATTGCAATTATACTCATACCGATTGCTGGTTATTTATCAGATAGATGGGGACGAAAGATGGTAATGGTTCCAAGTTTATTAATTGCAGCTATTGGAGGAGCGATAACGGGCTGGGTATCATGGAAAGTTGATAATCCTTACGTTTGGATTCTTATCGGAAGAGCGATTCAAGGGATCGGTGCTGCTGGTGCTATGCCAGTTGTGATACCATGTGTAGGTGATTTATACAAAGATGAAAAACAGGTTAGTGCAGGCTTAGGAATCATTGAGACGTCAAATACATTTGGAAAAGTATTGAGTCCCATATTAGGATCAGCTCTTGCGGCAATTGTATGGTTCTTACCATTTTGGGCAATCCCAGTTTTATGTGTAATATCGATTGTTTTATTATTGGTGCTAGTAAAGGCGAAGAAGCAAGAAGAAGAAGTCCCGCCATTGAAAGAGTTTGTTCAATCTATTATCTCTACGTTTCGGGAAAAGGGAAGATGGTTAATTGCCATTTTTATATTAGGTGCAATTATTATGCTTATTTTATTCGGAATCCTTTTTTATCTGTCAACTATACTGGAGTCGAAGTACGAAATTCATGGTATATGGAAAGGGTGTGTACTCGCTATTCCTTTGCTTGTACTATCACTTAGCTCATATATGGCTGGTAAAAAAATTGGAGATAAACAAGATATTATGAAAAAGTGTATTTATATTGGATTTTTACTGGCTGCTGTATCGGTCTTCTTACCTTTATTCCTAAAAGGAATCTATTTACTAGTTCTTTGTCTTGTTATTATGGGGATTGGAATAGGTATTGCACTACCTTGTTTAGATGCTCTACTTACACAAGGAATTGAAAAAGAGCAGAGAGGAACAGTTACGTCATTTTATAGTTCAATGCGATTTATCGGTGTAGCAGCTGGACCACCCCTTTATTCTTTTTTTATGAAAGGGACGGATCATGAAGTGTTTTATTTAACAAGTATTTTCGCTATTATTGGTGCCGTCATAGCAATCATTTGGATTAAACCAGCAAAAGATACAATGATGGTAAAACAAAAACCGGAACCGACTTCATAA
- a CDS encoding LysE/ArgO family amino acid transporter gives MNEAIIHGIILAFGLIIPLGVQNIFVFNQGASQPNIWRVAPVVLTASICDTLLILIAVQGVSLVLLTFSWLTTTLYLIGFFFLMYMGWVIWRSDPANDVKQEKSMPLKNQIIFAASVSLLNPHAILDTIGVIGTNSIQYIGSEKWAFTFATIIVSWIWFISLALAGKFLKGLDSTGKTITVLNKFSGLIIWGVGLYMLKQVIFPN, from the coding sequence ATGAATGAAGCAATTATTCACGGTATCATCCTTGCATTTGGTCTTATTATTCCATTAGGTGTCCAAAATATTTTTGTCTTTAACCAAGGTGCGAGCCAACCAAATATTTGGAGAGTAGCCCCTGTAGTATTAACTGCATCTATATGTGATACGTTGCTAATTTTAATTGCTGTACAGGGTGTCTCCCTTGTGCTCCTAACTTTCTCTTGGTTAACAACCACCTTGTATTTGATTGGATTTTTCTTTCTTATGTATATGGGCTGGGTTATTTGGAGAAGCGATCCTGCAAATGATGTAAAACAAGAAAAAAGTATGCCTTTAAAAAATCAAATTATTTTCGCAGCATCGGTTTCATTACTAAATCCACACGCAATTTTAGACACAATTGGTGTAATTGGAACAAACTCTATCCAATACATAGGAAGTGAAAAATGGGCTTTCACTTTTGCAACAATTATAGTTTCTTGGATTTGGTTTATTAGCTTAGCTTTAGCTGGAAAATTCCTAAAAGGATTAGATTCAACAGGAAAAACGATTACGGTATTAAATAAATTTTCAGGACTAATCATATGGGGAGTCGGGCTTTACATGTTAAAACAAGTTATTTTTCCTAACTAA